The Pseudanabaena sp. ABRG5-3 genome includes the window AAAAATAGGCTGACCACACTTATCGAACATCTTCTAAAACGCTGTTATGTTAAGAGTGAATATGACTACGCTGGATGGCAAACCACAATCGCGAGAACACGCATTAAAATTAGGGATATTCTCAGGCAGTCACCTAGTTTAAAAAATTATGTGAATAGTCCTGAACTGTTTCAGCAAGCATTTGAAGATGCCTTGTTTATCGTGAAATCGGAAGTAGGTTATAAGTCTGTCAAATTTCCTGATAGTTGGGAATTTAATCAAGATATTGAGTCAATGCTTAGTGTAAATTTTTGGGAATAAGGGGCGATCTCTATTCAATAAAACATTACAAAGAGATTGCTCTTTGCTAAAAGTAAAACTGCGATCGCTTTAAACGATGTTAAACAAATGCTTGGTTTATGAGATTGGGGCTAGATCACTATGCGAATTAGAGCAAGGCGATCTCTAATTTTGCATCCTCTCTAAAAAGTCCTGATATTTTTTCTGTTGCTTTTCCTTTATTGACCATGACTTCACTTTTTTAAAATCTATCGGATGACGTTTTGCAACCATTACTGCTTGATCGAGACTTTGGCGATCATTCCAGTGATAGAAACTGGCAAGGCGATCCATGACACATAAAGTCGGGGTGAGGATGTGTAATTCTAATTCACCAATTTTCTGCACGGTGCATTCTTTGTAGTCAATGTACTGTTCCCCAATCATTAGGGGTGATGGAGGGAACTCGACATAATAATTTGTATTTGGATGGATGAAATATCTACCTTCTTTGGCAAATCCTATTTGAGACATTGTCTCTTCTAGCTTTTGAGAACTAGCGGGAGAAATAAAATCGAGATCGTCAGATTGATATTCATTTTCTGAGTACACCGTAACAACTCCTCCACCTGTTAGCACGGCAATAACATTGGCTTTGGTAAGCGCAGTTGAGACGATCGCAGCGATCTCAGCTAGGGATGAGGTTTTGTGTATTTCCAAGGGTTTTATCGACTTTGCGAGGTCGGCGGCGTTGGCGGTAGTAGGTTTTGATTTCTTCGGATGGTGTGACTTTAAGGCGTTGGGCTAATAGGTTTCTAACTGGAGCTACAAATGGCGATCGCGGGTTCCATGTATAGAGGCGAGTTTTGCCGACTAAGCGACTAACTAATAAGCCTGAGTCTTCAAATTTTTGTAGTTGTTTCTGTACTGAACTCAAGGATATCTCAAAGGTATCGGCGATTGCTTTGCCGTAGCCTTCTTCATAATTTTCGAGATATAGTAAAACCTGTTCAGGTGTTTTACCGCCAAAAAGTTCTTTTAGCATGGGTTTTAAGTCTAATACTATCTACCTATTATAGAGGTTATATAGTTTTTATTAGAGGTAGATTTATTTGGATTGGGTTAAAGGCGATCGCTAGTCAAATAGCCACATCACAAGGCGATCGCTAAATGATCCAATTTTCTAACCCTAAGCCAGAAATATTGATAAAGTCTTTTGTGTTGTTCGTAACTACCCAATCGTGACGCGATCTCGCTACAGCAGCAATCATGGCATCTAATTCACCTGTGGGTTTACCGATTTGTCTAAGTTCTGATTGGATTTTGCCAAATTCTTTAGCTGCAAATAGATCAAAACTGATAATTGGCATATCTTTGAGAAAAAGTTCAAGTGATACAAGGTTCTGTTCTACTCGTCGTGAGCAGTAAACTCCCTTATAAAGTTCGGCAACATTAATTGTGGAAATATAGCATTCATCAGCACAGGCATTAAAGGACGAAATAACTTGAGGATTGCCTTTGAGTAGTGCGATGCAGATGTTTGTGTCGAGTAAATACATGGATAATTAGAAGTCGAAGGAGTCAATATTTCTGCCATAGTGCCGATGGCGTTGTGTGTCAACATCAGCAAATATTAGATCAATGTCGGGCTGATTACGCCATGCACCGAATACAGAGTTTAGTCTTGCTAGTCTTGCGCTTTTATCGCTGGGTTTGTCTGCTTCAATTTCTAGAAATACTGTTCCATCAGGAATATTAACTATATCTAACAGTTGAATCGTTTGTCCTGTTTTAATGCCTTGAATTTGTAGTTTCATAGTTTTGTAGCACCAGTAACGTATTGCTAGAGTAACATAACTGTCTTTAATGGTTAGGGCGATCGCTAGTCAAATAACCACATCACAAGGCGATTGCTTTAATGTTAAACAAATGCTCGGTTTATGAGATTTTAGCTAAATCGCTATTTGAATAAGTGCAGTAAAGGCGATCTCATTCAATGGGTGCAATAATCCTTTCATCAAACTGACGTAGTGTGTGTGGAATATTCTCAAGATGTGCTTCAAGAACGTCTCTACTTTCACTTGTAGCGATTATTACCTGTTGGTTATATTGCAGTGAATTACTTGCTCTTCTTAAAAATGCCTCAATGCTAGTCTCACGAGCGCTTTGTTGACGTGGTTCATCTAAGATAAGCAACCCAAGATGATTAGTTTGATGGCTTCTAGAAACTTCCAATAAACCTAGTAAATAAGCCCAAAAAATTCTAATGTAGTCACTCGCGGACAGATCAAATCTCAAATCAAATCCTTCGTATTCGGGGAAATATGAAGTGTTAGATATTTTGACTTCACTGATATTTAAACTACTAAAATTATACTCAGTAAGTTGTTGTTGGAAACATACTTCTAAATCCCTAATTTTAGCTGTGTCTTCATTAGATAGTATTCCTTTTGGAAGCCTTCTAATCATTTCTTGAACTTCATTCCAATCATCTGATAATGGTTCAAAACTACCAAGCAATACATCAATTTGTTCACGAACTGACTTAGTATGTCGAATTTTATCTTTAAGTCTAATTCTTTCTTCTATAGCAAAATAAGATGGCGAATT containing:
- a CDS encoding type II toxin-antitoxin system VapC family toxin, with protein sequence MYLLDTNICIALLKGNPQVISSFNACADECYISTINVAELYKGVYCSRRVEQNLVSLELFLKDMPIISFDLFAAKEFGKIQSELRQIGKPTGELDAMIAAVARSRHDWVVTNNTKDFINISGLGLENWII
- a CDS encoding DUF2250 domain-containing protein; its protein translation is MLKELFGGKTPEQVLLYLENYEEGYGKAIADTFEISLSSVQKQLQKFEDSGLLVSRLVGKTRLYTWNPRSPFVAPVRNLLAQRLKVTPSEEIKTYYRQRRRPRKVDKTLGNTQNLIPS
- a CDS encoding DUF29 domain-containing protein is translated as MTQAIAGKTSLYDCDLNLWLETAITQLKTGNLQDLDIENLIEELEGLAGRDRRELKNRLTTLIEHLLKRCYVKSEYDYAGWQTTIARTRIKIRDILRQSPSLKNYVNSPELFQQAFEDALFIVKSEVGYKSVKFPDSWEFNQDIESMLSVNFWE